In the Elizabethkingia bruuniana genome, TTTTCATTTTCTGAAAGGTATAGCACAGGATAACAGAAGAAATTATCACGTCTCCAGTGCTGTACGGATGAAAACTTCTCAGGGAAGTTATTTGCCGGTATGGCACCGTATATTCTATATTAACAGTACGCCGAACGGAAGCATAGGTTTAGTATTATGTCTTTACAGTTTTTCATCACATCCCGGACAGAATTCTTATGAAGGAATGATTGTAAATACCACTACCGGGGAAATTGTAAAAACCAGTAAACCCGAATTAGATAATATATTATCGGAACGGGAAAAAGAAATTCTGACATTTATAAAAAATGGAAAGCTGAGCAAAGAAATTGCTGCTGAATTATCTATAAGCCTGCATACCGTTAACCGTCATCGCCAGAATATTCTGGAAAAGCTTCATGTAAACAATTCTTTCGAAGCTTGTTATAAAGCAGAATGCCTTGGGTGGATTAGTTAGGAAAAGTTGTATAAAGAATATATTCCATACTTTTTTTGAAATAAGTCTTTTTTTCGAAATCCGGTTTTCCAAAGAAAGAATCCAACTGATCAGCAGGTGTAAGGATTGTACTTGTTTTCATACCGAGATTTGCCATTCCTACAAATATTTTAGTTTTCCTGCCATCCTTTTCTAAAAATAGTAGATAAGAATAATCGGTATTATTTCTTAT is a window encoding:
- a CDS encoding response regulator transcription factor; the protein is MEDNIGTTLNEQLLQQNFGKENNPEAQLLAGQNIAKVYAQTENAIAVLSDLVSDKSYIYYGNMAATLGLTNEKSEIPSIWEKDVLERIHPDDLTEKYRMELYFFHFLKGIAQDNRRNYHVSSAVRMKTSQGSYLPVWHRIFYINSTPNGSIGLVLCLYSFSSHPGQNSYEGMIVNTTTGEIVKTSKPELDNILSEREKEILTFIKNGKLSKEIAAELSISLHTVNRHRQNILEKLHVNNSFEACYKAECLGWIS